Genomic window (Jeotgalibaca ciconiae):
TAGCGTTGTTGGTATTTGTATAAAATCAATTCCCCTTAGGTAAATACTTGCTACAAATCCCGCTAGATCACCAATAACTCCTCCGCCTAAAGCAATGATAACATCTTGTCTTGAAAAATTAAGATCTGCAAGATGCCCGACAAGCCGAGTAACATTTTCCATTGACTTTTGTTCTTCGCCAGGCTGAAAAGAAATGGTGTGAATCGCTCCTGCAGTCGTTTTTAGTTTTTCACTTATTTGATTTAAGTAACCATGCTTCATAATCGTATCGTCAGTCATAATCAAGACCTTTTTATCTGCAACAAAGGGATATAAGTGTTTGTCCGCTTCTTTCAGCAATCCCCTACCAATTAAAACGTCATAGGGTTGTGTTACACCGATTCGAACAATTTCCATCGTTCTACCTCCTAGTTTTTTGTGTTTATTTGCTTCATGAATTGATGGAGCTTCCATACTTTTTCTGTTAGTTCACGATATTGTTCTGGATAAAGCGATTGTTCACCATCACTGCTTGCTCTTTCTGGTTCAGGATGTGTTTCAATAATTAGTCCATCCGCCCCAGCAGCAACTGCTGCTAATGATAGTGACTCTATAATATCACGTCTGCCTGCTGCATGACTCGGATCAATGACAACCGGCAAGTGACTCAATTGCTTCACGACTGCAATAGCAGATAAATCTTGGGTATTTCGAGTTTCTGTTTCAAATGTCCGAATCCCACGTTCGCAAAGAATCACATTCTCATTTCCTTCTGACATAATGTATTCCGCGCTCATTAACCACTCTTGAATTGTCGCAGATAGTCCACGTTTCAGCAAGATCGGCTTGTTTGTTTTTCCAAGCTCTTTTAATAAATCAAAGTTTTGCATGTTCCTTGCACCCACTTGGAACATATCTACATCTTCGAATAATTCAATTTGGCTGATTGCCATTACTTCAGAAACAATTGGCATATCATATTTTTGACCAATTTCATGCATCATATCCAACCCATCTTTCCCTAGACCTTGGAAAGAGTACGGAGATGTACGAGGTTTAAATGCTCCCCCTCTAAGAGCATTCCCGCCTGACTCTTTTACATATGCAGCCGTTTTTTCTAGTTGATTGTATGTTTCAATTGAACAAGGACCACCAATCATGGCAAAATGACCGCCACCAATTTTTATATTACCAACTTCAATGATACTGTCCTCTGGATGCCACTGTTTACTAGCTTTTTTATAGGGTGAATGAATTTCCTCTGTCGCTGCTACTTGCGGCCAATTTCGAATGGAATTCACCTTATCAGATGTGATTGCTCCGTCCAATACAAGAGCAATATCATTTCGATGGCTTAAGAGCGTTGCTGAAAGATCCAAATTTTCAATCTGATTACATAGTCGTGAGACCTCATCCTTAGTTGTTGATCCGTTTAATGTGACAATCATTTTCTTTTCCTCCTTATTTTTAAAACAAAAAAGTAGCCCAACAACAATGATCCCTTTTCGGTGATCATCGTTGCTAGGCTACTGAGATTTTTATCGTAATATCCACGTTATTGTTTTTACGAGAAATGTCTTATGTAGTTAGTCCTATTTGTGTGCAACAAAAATCACTCTTACTCTTAAAAAAGTAAAAGTAAAAGTAGTTAAAATATGTAAAAAGTGTTGCACTAGTAACAGTCTCCATAATACTTCCTCCTAAGTTGCTTTGTGGAATATAATTTATCATTATATTTTAACCTTGTCAATCTTTTTCTAACTTTATTTTCATTTTTATTTTTTTCATTGCATTTTTCTAATGTTTTATTATGATTAATAGTAGTTCAAGGTAAAAGAAGGAGCTCGATAAAATGTTAGAAAATGAACGCAAATCCATTGATGAAATCGATCGACAACTTGTGGCTTTATTCGAAAAACGAATGCATGTTACTAAAAAAATCGCACAAGTAAAATCAGAAAATCAACTACCTATTTATGATGCAGTGAGAGAAGCTGCCGTTATTGATAAAGTCATTCAGTATTTAACGGACGATTCTTTATCTGAAGAATTAAGTCAGTTCTATGTCTCACTCATGAACATATCAAAAAACTACCAAGAAAAAACTAGCAAATAACAAGAAACGCGGCCATGGCCGCGTTTCTTGTTATTTAGGATAAAATGAGTCATAAATTGCTCGTACTGCTTTTTCTTCATCTTTTTCGACAATTCCAAACATCATACTAATTTCAGAAGCGCCTTGGTTAATCATAACTAAGTTCACTCCTGCATCAGCCAATGCTTGTGTAGCTTGAGCAGTCGTACCTACTGATGCAACCATGCCTTCACCTACGATCATCACCAAACAAACATCGCCCTCTACATGAACGTCATCTGCTCTTAACTCATTTTTTAAACGGTAAAGTAACGCTGCCTGCTTACCAGGTGTCAATTGATCTTTTCTTAAAATGAATGTGATTTCATCAATTCCAGACGGCATGTGTTCCAAATTCAAGCCTAAATCTTCAAAAATTTGTGCTGATTTACGAATAAACCCAATTTCTCGATTTAATAAATACTTGCTGATGTGGATACTGACAAAACCACTTGAACTTGCAATTCCTGATATGATATTTGCTGTTTTTGGACGAGTACGTGTTATCTTTGTTCCCTTTCCGTTAGGGTTATTTGTGTTTTTGACATGAACCGGAATTCCCGCATGGAAAGCTGGCAGCAATGCCTCGTCATGAAAAACAGAAAATCCAGCATAGGAAAGCTCCCGCATCTCTGTATAGGTTAAATGATGAATTTTTTGTGGTTCATCTACATGATTGGGATTAGCGACATAAATCGCATCAACATCGGTAAAGTTTTCATATAAAGTAGCTTGTACACCATTTGCTACAATTGCTCCGGTAATATCAGAGCCGCCTCTAGAAAAAGTAATAATCTCATCGTTTTCATTATAGCCAAAGAAACCTGGGATTACTAAAACCTCTTCTGTATCATGTAAATGGCGTAAGAAATTATAGGATTCCGGTAAAATACGTGCATTTCCAGGTTGACTGGTCACAAAAATCCCAGCCTCACGTGGGTTCAAATACCTAGCCGGGATACCAGATTGTCGGAAATAAGCTGCAATTAGTCTCGCATTATTGTCTTCTCCACTCGCCTTGAAAGCATCTTCTAATAATTCAGGAGTTCTGAATCGAGTATTTAAAAGTTTATCAAAATGACTTTCAATCTCTTCTAAAATCTTTCCATCCAACTCTAGTTCTGCTGCAATATCTGCATATCGACTAAAAATATCTTCGTATACTTCTTTGTATGAAGCTTTGTTCTTCACAAGTGTTGCTAATTGAATTAATTGATCCGTTACTTTCGTATCCTCCGAGAATCTTTTCCCAGGCGCAGAAACGACTACAATTCTTCGCTCCGGATCATCTTGAACGATTCCTAACACTTTTTTTAGTTGTGTGCCATTCGCTAAGGAACTACCTCCAAATTTTATAACTTTCATCGCAATACCTCATCATTTCATTTTTCTAATCTTTTTTTCATTTATAGTACTGTTAGAATAGCATGCTATCTCGTTCATCGCAATGAAAATCTTTTTGTTTGCCTGAAATAAATGTAATCATTTTGTATTCCAAATGTCCTTATTATTTTTTTGATTTCCAGGTATACTGGTTAATAAGAATAAAAAAAGGATGAAATAAAAGTGAAATTTAAGAAAACAATGAGATATATGCTATTTCTATTTCCTCTGTTCATTGGATTTATGCCATTTTTGATGAAAAGAAATTCTTCTAAATTGAAAAATCCTTATCGATCTAAAAAAGACGAACGATCCCCTGCTGTATATAATGGCATATGGGTATCAACAGATGAATCATCTACTTTAGAAATTGCTAACCAAGAAGCAGTTCTAACGAATGAGAAACCATTCTTATTAACTTTCAAAGAAATAACAGATACACAACTATTCTTTCAAGATCAGTATGGTTATGACATAATTATCGAAGAAAATAATCCAAATTCCCTTAAGCTCTTTGATGAAGCAGAGCAAAAAGAAATTATTTTTTATAAAGAAAATTAAAAGAGCATGTCAGATATACTGATATGCTCTTTTAATATATTCCATTACACTTCTTTAACCGGAGTATATGAAGAGATGAGATTCTCAACTTGTGGTTCTATTTTCCAGATCTCATCTGCGTAACGCAGAATTGTATAGTCTGAAGAAAATGGACCAGAGTTAGCGACATTTAACAGAGCCATGCGATTCCATTTTTCCCGATCTTGATAATCTTTATCTGCTTGTTTGTGTGCTTGAATATAGCTATCAAAATCTTTCAATAAGAAGTATTCATCATTAAACTTCACAAGACTATTGAATATGTCTTGCCCTTCATGATAAATACCTGGAATTGAGCCATCTACCAACATATTTAATACGCGTTTAATACTTGCGTTCCCTTCGTAAATATTCCGGGAATTGTAACTTTGATTTTGATGATATTTTTTTACATCATTATTCTTTAATCCAAAGATGTAAATATTTTCCTTGCCTACATAATCATAAATTTCTATTGTAGCCCCATCCATGGTCGCCATCGTCAGTGCACCATTTGCCATCAGCTTCATATTGCTTGTACCTGAAGCTTCTTTACCCGCCAATGAGATTTGTTCACTAATATCTGCAGCCGGAATAATTAATTCAGCTAAACTCACACCATAATTCTCGACAAATACTATTTTTATCAAATCTTTAATATCAGTATCATTGTTAACAAGATCAGCCACGGCATTAATTAACTTAATGATTTGTTTTGCGTAATGGTAGCTTGGAGCGGCTTTCGCACCAAAAATGAAGACTCGTTTCGGTATATCTATATCCGGATTTTCTTTTATTTGACTATAGCGATCTAAAATATGCAACACATTTAATAGTTGTCGTTTGTAAGCATGCAATCTTTTGATTTGAACGTCGAAAATCGCGTTAGGGTCAATTTCAATCCCCATCTCATCCTTGACATATTTCGCAAAGCGTTTCTTATTTTCCAGTTTCACTGCTTCCAAACGATTTAAAAGCTCGCTATTATCTACATGAGCTTTTAATAAAATAAGCTCTTCTGGATTGGATTTCCAATCCGTTCCAATCACATCATCCAACAGAGATGTTAGCCCCGGATTAGATAATTGCACCCATCTTCTCTGAGTGATTCCATTTGTCTTATTATTAAATTTATTTGGATACATCAGATAGAAGTCATGAAGGGTTTCATTAATCAAAATATTTGTGTGTAGTTTCGCTACCCCATTAATACTATGACTTCCAATAATTGCTAGGTTCGCCATCTTCACTTGGCCGTCTTCAATAATGGTGGTTCGATACGTTAATTCTTCGCCGTATAAAGGTATTTTTTTCTCAATATGGCGGCGATTGATCTCCGCAATAATATGATAAATTCTTGGCAACAGATGTTCAAGCATATCAATTGGCCAACGTTCCATTGCCTCTTGTAAGATTGTATGATTAGTGTAACTAATTGTTTTTTTCGTTATTTCCCATGCTTGATCCCAAGTTAGTTCTTCCTCATCAATCAAGATACGCATCAATTCGGGCACAACCAACGCAGGATGTGTATCATTAATATGAATAGCAATTTTATCAGGCAGCAAACTCCAATCTTCGTCCAACGTTTTAAAGTAGCGAATGATACTTTGCACGCCAGCTGATGAGAAGAAATATTCTTGTCGTAAGCGTAATAAACGCCCTTCATAATTCGAATCATCCGGATATAATACTTCCGTTATTTGCTTGACTTCATCCCGCTCTTCTTCAGTCCGGAATAAGTACTCTTCTCCATAAGGTATCTCCGCTGACCATAAGCGTAAATTATTCACTATTCCATTGTGGTAGCCAATTTGAGGAACATCGTACGGCACTGCCAAAATATTCTTCGTATTTTCATAACGCGGATAAAGATTCCCCTCTTCATCTGTATCCATATATACTTGACCGCCAAAACGTACGATGACTGCCTTGTTTTCTTTACGAACTTCCCATACATTCCCATTACGCAGCCAGTTTTCTGGTAATTCGACTTGATAGCCATCTATAAATTTCTGTTTAAACAATCCGTATTGATAACGTATTCCATTTCCGTGCCCTGCCAAACCCGTGGAGGCAATCGAATCCATAAAACAAGACGCTAATCTTCCCAAGCCGCCATTTCCTAATGCTGGATCGGCTTCGCCCATGCTCACTTCATCTAAGTCCAAACCTAATTCTCTCAGGCCTTCTTCCACTACCGGAAGTATATCTAAATTTAACAGATTACTTTTTAACATTCTTCCAGGTAAGAATTCCATCGAAAAATAAAATACTTGTTTTGTTTCTTTTTCTTTATATTCATCAATCGTACTCTTCCAATTGTTCATGTAATAGTTACGAACTAATTCCCCTAAAGCCACAAAGTGCTCTCTGGAAGACCCTTCATCGTAACGATAAGCATACAATTGTTCAAACTTTTTTACATATTCTTTTTTGAATTGTTGAATACTTATATTTTCCATTTAGTTCCTCCTGTAGCATGTTTTATGTACTGGATGTGAGCGACTCATACAAGTCGATATAATGTTTACTTGGCTGCTCCCAGCTGAAGTCAGTCTCCATTGCTTGTTTCATCAATAGCTTCCATGCTTGCGGCTGGTTTTCATAGACATCCAGCGCACGATATATGGTTCCTAATAAATTATAGCCGCTGAAACCATAAAAACTGAAGCCAGTCCCTTCTCCAGTTGCAGCATTATAAGGCATTACCGTATCTTTCAGTCCTCCTGTTTCATGAACCAATGGTAACGTTCCGTATCTCATGGAAATCATTTGCGATAATCCGCAAGGTTCAAAGGCAGACGGCATTAGGAATAAATCAGATGCTGCATAAATTTCTTGTGCCAACTCTACATCGAATTCAATTAGCGCTCTAAACTTATCGGGATACTGTTCTTGGAAGTACCGGAAAGAATGCTCAAATTCTGGATCTCCAGTTCCCAAAATCACCATTTGTACATCACGTGTCGACATCAATTCTTGCATTTTTTCTTGTATCAATTGAAATCCTTTTTGATCAGTTAAACGACTGACACTTGAAAGCAACGGTATGTCATCTTTTTCTGGTAAGCCAAGCCTTTTTTGAAGAGAGCGTTTATTCTCTTGTTTTCCTGTCAAGTCTTCTATCGAAAAATGATGGGGAATAATCGGATCAGATTCTGGATTATTGATTTCATAGTCGATTCCATTAATGATCCCTCTAATCTTCCAATTGTTATAACGAAGAACACCATCTAACCCTTCACCAAATTCAGGCGTTTGAATTTCATTGGCATAGGTTGGACTTACAGTAGTTACAATATCAGAAAAATTAATTCCACCTTTTAAAAAGTTGACATTATCGTAATAAAATACACCATCTTCATGAAAAATATTCATTCCGGTACCAAATATGTTGGAAAGAATTTCTGGCGTATAAATCCCTTGGAAACGAATATTATGGATGGTAATCACTTTTCGAATGTTTTGATAAGCTTCAATCCAATGATATTTATCTACCAGCAAAACAGGAATCATTGCCGTATGCCAATCATTTACATGTATCACATCGGGAATAAAGTCAATCTTTTCCATCATTTCAATGACAGCCATGGAAAAGAAACCAAAGCGTTCGCCATCATCCCATTCACCGTATAAAGTTCCTCGATGAAAATAATCCTGATTATCCACAAAATAATAAGTAATACCATCTAATGTCATTTTTTTAATACCGCAATAAACAGATTTCCAACCAACCTTCACCTTGAATTGAAGAACATCCTCTGTCATTTTTTGATATTTTTCAGGCATTTTATCGTAATAAGGGAGAACAACACGAATATCTACTCCCTGTTTCACTAATTCTTTGGGTAATGCGTATGCTACATCACCCAGCCCCCCTGTTTTAAAAAAGGGGGCTGCTTCAGCTGCTGCAAACAATATTTTCATTTTTGATCTCATCCTTCAACTGTAACGGTTTTATTCTTCTCAACAACCACTAACTGATCTTTTGTACCCTTTAGAACAACACCAGGTTCTACTGTTACATTTTTATCCAAGATACAATATTCTAATACCGCACCTTCACCGATTTTGCATCCTTGCATAATAATCGAATCACGTATTTCAGCTTTCTCAGCCACAAGTACTTTACGAAATACTAATGAGTTTTCAACGACTCCAGAAATCGTACAGCCCGTTGCAAAAAGCGAACGCCTTACTTGTGCACTCTCATAATAATAAGTGGGAGCTTCACTCTTTGCTTTTGTAATGATTTGCTGACCTTGATGAAAAACTTCATCGTAATGCTCTTTGTCCAATAGATTCATATTCGCTCTATAATAAGCATCAATTGAATCCAGATTTTCCATCGGACCTTTATATTCGTATGCATTCACATTGAAAAATTGTAAATAATATCCCACTAAACGATCGATGTCCATTCGAATTCCTTCTTTATCCGCGCGTTCAATGATGTCTAATAATGTTTTAACAGGAAGCAAATACATATTTAAACTGTGTGCAACCATTTCATCGGGATAATTCCAATCAAGGCTGGATATTAATCTCTGCAATTTATTATCTTGCTCTAATACTGCCACTTTTTCATAAGGATGGTTTTTTACTTTTTCCACAGGTACATTCTTGTAAATCAAAGTAACATCTCCATCATTTGCTAAATGGAAATCCAATACATCTTGTAGATCAACTTTAGCAACGATTTTCCCACCAGAAACCACAACATATTTTGCTAATGATTTTTTCAAGAATTCTTTATGATTTACATAAAAATTATTTTCATCAAAACTTTCATCTCCCATTACTTGTTTCAAATAGGTTTGAGAGAAGGTAAAGATTCCTCCACGTAGTTTTGACTCTAATCCCCAGGCAGATCCGCTGCGAATATGGTCATAAATAGAACGACCACTTCCCCCAATAAAGATTCCTACTGAATCAATTCCGGCATGACTAATACTCGACAATTGGAAATCAATTGCGCGGTACCTCCCAGCAACTGGTAAAGCAGCCACCGGACGTAATCGTGTTAATGGATATAAGTCTTTACTACTTGAATCTGTCAAACTCATAATGGCACACATACTATTCATTCTCATGATTTACTCCCCCAATCACTTCAGCATACCCAATCACTTCTATCTCACCTTTTTTGCCAATTAATTTTGTTCCATCTTTGATTTGCGCATGTTCTCCAACAATCGCATATTCTATTTGGACATCTTTTCCAATCGTTGCATTTGCCATAATCAGGCTGTCTTTCACCTTACTATTTTCGCCAACTTTTACTTCTTGAGAAATAATAGAATTTTCAACGCAGCCCTCTATGTAACAGCCATCTGCAATCATTGCATTTTTTACCTGTCCTTTATCTGATATAAATTGGGGCGGAGCTACAGGACTTTTTGTATAGATACGCCATTCATCATCACGTATATGCAAGCTATGGTCTGGGTTTAAAAATTCCATATTGGCTTCCCAAAGGCTTTCAATTGTTCCAACATCTTTCCAATAACCATTGAACGCATAAGCGAAAAGTTTTTCTTTGTTATCAAGGTAAGCTGGAATTACGTCATGCCCAAAATCTACCATTTTTTTCCCTTGTTTCTGATCTTCTGCTAAATACTTACGTAATTTATCCCAAGTAAAAATGTAAATCCCCATTGAAGCAAGGTTACTTTTAGGTTCTGCTGGTTTTTCATCGAATTCGATAATAGAATCATCCTCAGCCGTGTTCATGATCCCAAATCGAGATGCTTCTTCAATTGGAACAGGGATTACACCAACCGTTAAATCTGCTCCCGTTTCTTTATGAAAATCCAACATTGCTGAATAGTCCATTTTATAAATATGATCCCCTGAAAGAATTAAAACATATTCTGGATTTTGTGAATCAATATAAGGAATATTCTGTGTAATTGCGTTAGCAGTTCCCGTGAACCAATTCTCGCCCTCTGAGTTTGTATAAGGCTGCAGAATCGTCGCATTGCTGCGATGTCCGCTCAATCCCCAAGCTTCTCCATTTCCAATATGATCATTCAACTCTAAAGGCTCATATTGCGTCACTACTCCGACTTGTTCAATACCTGAGTGAGCACAGTTGCTAAGCACAAAGTCAATAATCCGATAACGTCCTCCAAATGGAACTGCAGGTTTAGCAGTTTCACGCGTTAATTTTCCTAGCCGAGTTCCTTGTCCTCCAGCTAATATCATAGCAATCATTTCATTCTTCATATTTATCAGGAAGTATTCTTCCCTTCCCCTCCTTCTACTTTTTATTCACTCCGTAAATTCTTTTTGGCCGAATATAAATTGTTCCCATTGCCGGTACAGTCAGTTCAATCACATAAGAAAATTGATTGAATGATTTTTCAATTGTCTTCATATCCGCTTGTCCTTTCGTCCAAGTACCACCGAATTCACGCATTTCTGTGTTTAATAATTCTTCATAAGTTCCTTCATAAGGAACCCCTATGACAAAATTCCGACGTTCAATCGGCGTGAAATTACTAATAACGATTAAAAAATCTCTCTCTTTTTCTGACTTACGTATAAAAGATAATACCGTTTCTAAATGATTATCGGCATCGATAAGTTCCATACCGTTTCGTGAATCATCGATTTCATATAAAGCTTTTTGCTTCTTGTAGAGTTGATTTAATGTTTTTATAAAAGAATGGTATTCACTATTAAATTCTTGATTCAGTACTTTCCATTCAAGCTCTTCATAGAAACGCCATTCTAAAAATTGTCCCAGTTCATTTCCCATGAAATTCAATTTTTTCCCTGGATGAGCGAGCATATATGCTTGAAGATTCCGCAGAGTCGCAAATTGATTGTAACGATCACCTGGAATTCTCCCAAGCAAAGATCGTTTTCCATGGACGACTTCATCGTGTGAGATTGGAAGGATGAAATTTTCATTGAAAGCATACATAAATGAAAAAGTAAGTAAATTAAAATGATCTTTTCTAAAAAAAGGATCCATTGAAAAGAACTCTAAGGTGTCATTCATCCAGCCCATATTCCATTTGTAATTAAATCCCAAACCGCCCATTTCAATCGGCCGGGTGACATTTGCCCAAGAAGTACTTTCTTCAGCAATCATTAGCATTTGATGATCACGAGCGAAGACAACTGTATTTAATTTTTGAAGGAAGTCCATTCCTTGTCGGTTGTGATTACTTCCATCTTCATTTGGTGTCCATGGACCTTCGTCGTAGTCTAGATAAAGCATGTTGGAAACTGCATCCACTCGAATTCCATCAATGTGAAATTCTTCCATCCAATAAATTGCATTGGAAATCAAAAAGCTGTGAACCTGTTTCTTGCCTAAATCAAAATTTAAACTACCCCATCGCTTATTATCTGCGCGATTTGAATCTTGATACTCAAAGGTAGGCGTACCGTCAAAATAAGCTAAGGCATAATCATTTCGACAAAAATGACCCGGTACCCAATCAAGTATAATTCCAATCCCATTACGATGAGCTTCTTCAACAAAATCACGAAACTCTTCTACATTTCCATAACGTGCAGCAACAGCATAATATCCAGTAATTTGATAACCCCAGGAAGCTTCTAATGGATGCTCCATTAACGGCATAAACTCAATATGGGTATAGCCCATTTCTTTTACATAGGGAATGAGCGTTTCAGCAAGTTCTTTGAAAGAATACGAAGTTCCATCGGGATGACGGCGCCACGAAGCAAAGTGTACTTCGTAAATGTTTAACGGCCTGTTATAAATAGGTTTGCGTTTTTTATTTGCGAACCAGTGACCATCTCGCCATTTTTTATTTGGAAGATCTTGTACAAGTGAAGCATCTTTCGGAGGAACTTCATATGCGAATGCATAAGGATCAATTTTGTAGAAGGAATGCCCATCTTGATTTTCAATTAAATATTTATAACAATCTCCTTCTGAAGCAGTTGGATCGAATACCGACCAAGCCCCAGTTTTACCTATTTTTTCCATTTGGATTGGATTCCATTCGGAAAAATCTCCTGCCAAATGAACATTTTTTGCATTTGGTGCCCATACGGTAAAACGCCAACCATTTAACTCATCTTCAAAACTACGCTTGCTTCCGAACAATCGGTAACTTTCAAAATGTTCTCCGTTATTAAACAGATACATCTCTTTTTCCAAATCTTTATAAAGATTTCTTTTCATGTCCTACATAGCTCCTTTCCTCAAAAAAATTACGTTCTTTACCATCCTTCAAAAATTAATAAAAAATTAAAATATTTATATACTCATCATATCATTGCTTGAATAATTCTGCTATTATTCCACTGTAAAAACAAGAATTTCCTCATTTTAATTGTGGTAAATTGTTCACATTTTATATCTCTCGACATATGCCTCACCACTTTGTAACCGCTTAATGTTTTTATCGATAGTTTCAACTTATGTATAGTGATAGATTTATACTTTCCTTGGTTTTATCCTTACAATTCAATGAGATTTTTTATGAATTGTATGCTTTTCATAAAAATTAACGAAATACGTAAAAAGCAATGCCCTCTACTTCAAGGTCATTGCTTTTTTATAGAATCATTCAAAAAAAGTTCATGCAAAACTCTTCCATCTGTTTTAGTTGGATATTTCAAACCGATTGCATGTAAAAATGTTGGGCCTTCATCCACTAAACGTGCTTGTTCCATTCGTGCTTCTTTATCAATTCCTGGTCCAGAAAGAAGTAACATGGTTGTATAATTTTTCTTTTCTGGATGAAATCCATGTGTTGCTTTTAATAATTTTCTATCTTTAACCGTTTTAGCAGTGCTTTCCATAAATGGATAAATGACATCATCAGCAAAGTAATAACCACTCTTTGCTTCTATTAAAAAGATACAGTTTGAATCTGCCCCATCCCATTTTGTATCATCAGACGTATAAATGGTTTCAATACGCGAATCAATTCCTTTTAAAGCATCCAATATCATTTTATTAGTAATGGAAGGATCTTTTCGGTAAATATAGGCAGCACCATCCGCTGATTTTACGATTACTTTCCATGATGTAATCATGTTTTTCTTATTTTTGGTAATCCAGCCTTTGTCTAAAAATAAATAATTGGGACGGACAACCGTGTGAGTATCAATCTGATAATGATCACCTAGCACTGCTAACACAGTATCTTTAGCGATATCAGCTTCTTCCATTGCATCTAATATTCTTCCTAAACGATTATCCATACGAATGAGTGCTTCTTTTGCTTGATTGCTTCGAACACCGTATTCATGACGCATACTGTCCAAATCTACTAAATGAAGCGCTAGTATATCGGGTTTTTTATTTAGGATTGTATCAATCGCAACTTCCGTTACAAAGTCATCCAATTCAGGTTGATTAATACCCTTTCGGAGATGTTTGTGTTTCTTATTCATCTCTAATAGATAACGTAAACTTGATGCATATGCGGAGACCATCACTTGCTTTTGCCAAGGTCGTGTCGGAAAAATTTCTGCAATGTTGTAATCGATCATTTTGCTTCTTCCAGTAACCGGCCATAATAATGACGCAATCGAATATCCAGCTTTTTTTGCGACATCAAAAATAGTAGGCACCTTTATTTCTGATGCATACCAATACCAATCAGGTGCTGTTCGTTCTGGCTGTAAATGAGTATTATTAATTATTCCGTGTTTCTCTGGATACATTCCCGTTACAATTGAAGTATGCGCCATATAGGTCAAAGAAGGATATACCGTACGTACTCCAATTACTTGTGCACTCGAATCCATAATTTTTTTAAAATTTGGAAGTGTAGAAGCAAATTGTAAATCT
Coding sequences:
- a CDS encoding alkaline phosphatase family protein, whose translation is MTKKKLYIISLDAFGDADLQFASTLPNFKKIMDSSAQVIGVRTVYPSLTYMAHTSIVTGMYPEKHGIINNTHLQPERTAPDWYWYASEIKVPTIFDVAKKAGYSIASLLWPVTGRSKMIDYNIAEIFPTRPWQKQVMVSAYASSLRYLLEMNKKHKHLRKGINQPELDDFVTEVAIDTILNKKPDILALHLVDLDSMRHEYGVRSNQAKEALIRMDNRLGRILDAMEEADIAKDTVLAVLGDHYQIDTHTVVRPNYLFLDKGWITKNKKNMITSWKVIVKSADGAAYIYRKDPSITNKMILDALKGIDSRIETIYTSDDTKWDGADSNCIFLIEAKSGYYFADDVIYPFMESTAKTVKDRKLLKATHGFHPEKKNYTTMLLLSGPGIDKEARMEQARLVDEGPTFLHAIGLKYPTKTDGRVLHELFLNDSIKKQ